Proteins encoded together in one Coffea arabica cultivar ET-39 chromosome 2c, Coffea Arabica ET-39 HiFi, whole genome shotgun sequence window:
- the LOC113727814 gene encoding uncharacterized protein isoform X2, which translates to MDHLDLKGSDSEIDLESGGNVTDDDGGEHLDLSGRNSKKGLHMVWSELVGQESADASAKGEKSAHSLGKLLSYDEILVKNADRWPEKFEEEFTNFSKEKRAVEKPKMPNSKRPPKPPRPPGGPSLDSADMKLIKEISELAILKRKRTERRKALQKMRKEKTYSKSSSLFAMVVTALFIFVIIFQGLLGSRI; encoded by the exons ATGGATCATTTAGATCTAAAAGGAAGTGATTCAGAAATTGATTTGGAGAGTGGGGGCAATGTAACTGATGATGATGGGGGTGAACATCTTGATTTGAGTGGTAGAAattcaaagaaaggattgcatATGGTGTGGAGTGAGCTTGTGGGACAGGAATCAGCAGATGCATCTGCAAAGGGTGAAAAGAGTGCACATTCACTTGGCAAGTTGTTGAGTTATGATGAAATATTGGTTAAGAATGCGGATAGATGGCCAGAAAAGTTTGAGGAAGAATTTACAAATTTTTCGAAAGAGAAAAGAGCTGTGGAAAAGCCAAAGATGCCGAACTCCAAAAGGCCTCCAAAGCCGCCCCGACCTCCGGGAGGTCCCTCACTGGATTCTGCTGATATGAAGTTGATCAAGGAAATTTCTGAGCTCGCAATCTTGAAACGTAAAAGGACCGAGCGAAGGAAGGCCTTGCAGAAAATGAGAAAGGAGAAGACATATTCAAAAAGCAGTAGTTTGTTTGCCATGGTGGTCACTGCACTCTTTATCTTTGTGATCATTTTCCAAG GTCTCCTAGGATCACGCATCTGA
- the LOC113727814 gene encoding uncharacterized protein isoform X1 → MDHLDLKGSDSEIDLESGGNVTDDDGGEHLDLSGRNSKKGLHMVWSELVGQESADASAKGEKSAHSLGKLLSYDEILVKNADRWPEKFEEEFTNFSKEKRAVEKPKMPNSKRPPKPPRPPGGPSLDSADMKLIKEISELAILKRKRTERRKALQKMRKEKTYSKSSSLFAMVVTALFIFVIIFQGSGIAMRK, encoded by the exons ATGGATCATTTAGATCTAAAAGGAAGTGATTCAGAAATTGATTTGGAGAGTGGGGGCAATGTAACTGATGATGATGGGGGTGAACATCTTGATTTGAGTGGTAGAAattcaaagaaaggattgcatATGGTGTGGAGTGAGCTTGTGGGACAGGAATCAGCAGATGCATCTGCAAAGGGTGAAAAGAGTGCACATTCACTTGGCAAGTTGTTGAGTTATGATGAAATATTGGTTAAGAATGCGGATAGATGGCCAGAAAAGTTTGAGGAAGAATTTACAAATTTTTCGAAAGAGAAAAGAGCTGTGGAAAAGCCAAAGATGCCGAACTCCAAAAGGCCTCCAAAGCCGCCCCGACCTCCGGGAGGTCCCTCACTGGATTCTGCTGATATGAAGTTGATCAAGGAAATTTCTGAGCTCGCAATCTTGAAACGTAAAAGGACCGAGCGAAGGAAGGCCTTGCAGAAAATGAGAAAGGAGAAGACATATTCAAAAAGCAGTAGTTTGTTTGCCATGGTGGTCACTGCACTCTTTATCTTTGTGATCATTTTCCAAG GTTCAGGAATAGCTATGAGGAAGTAG
- the LOC113727812 gene encoding transcription factor bHLH149, protein MMTSEYSISNPEADSNDRSRESKRKRRRKIGPEDSLGQPENIADPSRWRSESEERIYATKLVDELSKVRPAPSSPVSGGRAVRETADRVLAVAAKGRSRWGRAILTGRLSFRLSQINKRHRHMKTKVTGDNRLKKPVSKKRLPPLQRKVKVLGRLVPGCQKISFPSLLEEATDYIAALQMQVRAMTVLSELLGGGGGGGNGNASASGGSNQS, encoded by the coding sequence ATGATGACGTCAGAGTATTCCATCTCGAATCCCGAGGCCGACTCCAATGATCGATCGCGGGAGTCCAAGCGCAAAAGGCGAAGAAAAATCGGGCCCGAGGATTCATTAGGCCAGCCGGAGAACATTGCGGACCCCAGCCGGTGGAGATCGGAGTCTGAGGAACGGATCTACGCCACGAAGCTAGTCGACGAGCTGTCTAAAGTCCGTCCGGCGCCTTCGTCTCCGGTCTCCGGTGGAAGAGCCGTTCGCGAGACGGCGGACAGAGTCTTGGCCGTTGCGGCCAAAGGGAGGAGTCGCTGGGGTAGAGCGATTCTCACGGGTCGACTCAGTTTTCGACTCAGCCAGATTAATAAAAGGCATAGACACATGAAAACCAAGGTCACCGGCGATAACCGGTTGAAGAAGCCTGTTTCCAAAAAGAGGTTGCCTCCGTTGCAGAGGAAAGTGAAGGTATTGGGCCGGTTAGTTCCCGGCTGCCAGAAAATTTCCTTTCCTAGCCTTCTGGAAGAGGCCACTGATTACATAGCAGCTTTGCAAATGCAAGTCCGAGCCATGACTGTACTCTCTGAGCTTctcggcggcggcggcggcggggGCAATGGCAATGCCAGTGCCAGTGGCGGCTCAAATCAATCTTAG
- the LOC113727813 gene encoding 3'-5' exonuclease-like yields MYAYNRFPSSSITYNASTSKYSVTCDGKTIETTLTDKAAIADEWVREILSLYANKPTVVGLDIEWRPHPIRSMSNKSATLQLCINDKCLILQLFYMDEIPQSLKNFLADSNFTYVGIEVADDIAKLKNEYGLECSSSADIRALAMRRWPGRFRRPGLKDLASDVVGLYMKKPKHVCMSNWEARVLNENQVEYACIDAYASYKIGHKLIMEN; encoded by the coding sequence ATGTATGCCTATAATAGATTTCCCTCCAGTAGCATAACCTACAACGCCTCCACTTCGAAATACTCAGTCACCTGCGACGGAAAAACCATTGAGACAACTCTCACTGATAAAGCTGCCATAGCTGATGAATGGGTTAGGGAAATCCTTTCCCTGTATGCTAACAAACCTACGGTTGTTGGTTTAGACATCGAATGGAGGCCCCATCCTATTCGCTCAATGAGCAACAAATCAGCTACTTTGCAGCTTTGCATCAACGACAAGTGCCtaattcttcaacttttttaTATGGACGAAATCCCACAATCCCTCAAGAATTTTCTTGCGGACTCCAACTTTACCTATGTGGGGATTGAGGTGGCTGATGACATAGCCAAGCTTAAGAACGAGTATGGGCTGGAGTGCAGCAGCAGTGCTGACATTAGGGCTCTGGCGATGCGCCGGTGGCCGGGAAGATTTCGCCGGCCTGGGCTGAAGGATCTTGCATCGGATGTGGTGGGGCTTTACATGAAGAAGCCTAAGCATGTTTGCATGAGTAACTGGGAAGCAAGGGTTCTCAATGAGAACCAAGTTGAGTATGCATGCATTGATGCTTATGCTTCTTACAAAATCGGGCATAAGCTGATCATGGAAAACTAG